The Candidatus Izemoplasma sp. genome has a window encoding:
- a CDS encoding IS3 family transposase — translation FTTLYELEYKLNDYVHWFNNLRIHGSLEYLSPIQYRLQYSI, via the coding sequence TTTACAACACTATATGAACTCGAATATAAGTTAAATGATTATGTCCATTGGTTTAATAACTTAAGAATCCATGGATCATTGGAGTATCTAAGCCCTATTCAATATCGATTACAGTACTCCATATAA
- a CDS encoding diguanylate cyclase: MTLYIWIIFIILSIMALVPLTHYDLFNVDPRYKYFKYLSLLLFLWSAILAVRNFLVNGTLLYYLTVSIYPLVYLICIIFLYSIVTYMKKKIPMVIHVLLWTFLSIDLVIAYTNQYHQLMLKSLPSSDFRYIDYRQATNGAFFHIHTAASYTLILITGYFIVKSLYKNLRSNKDYVPFLFIVTGIILGISLNIIHIFVYTFTLDPTYIVFIFFISLLYYVFYMRDLKLILGVDRNHFILDNLREKYVIVNDKNIVVDASKAFKRLFDIKVDEELRFDSLLKTIQDYAIIYEDANELDDLNFNDDKLYFNMHSKDIHLPFYKYSGKFYLFYDDTANQKYIHGIQYIKTHDLMTRLFNRNYLEEIRDDLDNSNQHYHIILFDLDGLKLFNDYLGHEAGDKLLQRFANQLLDLSNKDDIIPIRLGGDEFLLIIINRDIKTVKHLITLLDQQNQDKPILDIIQYSYGLGTNKNSDKTMDQVLSEADENMYSRKSDKGNYKDKLIKALKDKANTQ; this comes from the coding sequence ATGACTCTTTATATATGGATTATCTTTATCATCTTATCAATTATGGCACTTGTTCCACTCACCCATTATGATTTATTTAATGTTGATCCTCGTTACAAATATTTTAAGTACTTATCACTTCTACTTTTTTTGTGGAGTGCTATTTTAGCTGTACGTAACTTTTTGGTTAATGGTACCTTGTTATATTATTTAACCGTATCAATATATCCTTTAGTTTATTTAATATGTATTATCTTTTTATATTCGATAGTGACATATATGAAAAAGAAGATTCCGATGGTTATCCATGTCTTATTGTGGACTTTCTTAAGTATTGATCTAGTCATAGCCTATACTAATCAATATCATCAATTAATGCTTAAAAGTTTGCCAAGTAGTGACTTTAGATATATAGATTACAGACAGGCAACTAATGGAGCCTTTTTCCATATCCACACTGCTGCGTCATATACATTGATATTAATCACTGGGTATTTTATTGTTAAGAGTTTATACAAAAACTTGCGTTCTAATAAAGATTATGTACCGTTTCTGTTTATTGTGACTGGCATTATTCTTGGCATTTCATTGAATATCATACATATTTTTGTCTATACCTTTACACTTGATCCAACATATATCGTTTTTATCTTCTTCATCTCTTTACTTTATTATGTCTTTTACATGCGTGACTTAAAATTAATTTTAGGGGTTGATCGTAATCACTTTATTCTAGATAATTTACGTGAGAAATACGTTATTGTCAATGATAAGAATATTGTGGTAGATGCCTCAAAAGCCTTTAAACGTTTATTTGATATTAAAGTTGATGAAGAGTTAAGGTTTGATAGTTTACTAAAGACAATTCAAGACTATGCGATTATATATGAAGATGCCAATGAACTGGATGATCTTAATTTTAACGATGATAAGCTATACTTTAATATGCATTCAAAAGATATTCATTTACCATTTTATAAGTATTCAGGAAAATTTTACCTCTTTTACGATGATACCGCTAATCAAAAATATATTCATGGCATTCAATATATTAAAACACATGACTTAATGACACGATTATTCAACCGCAATTACTTAGAAGAGATAAGAGATGACTTAGATAACAGTAATCAACATTACCATATTATTCTCTTTGATCTTGATGGATTAAAACTGTTTAACGATTACTTAGGACACGAAGCAGGCGATAAACTATTACAACGTTTTGCAAATCAACTCCTTGACTTATCCAATAAAGATGACATCATTCCGATTCGATTAGGTGGCGATGAGTTCTTACTTATCATAATTAATCGTGACATAAAAACGGTTAAGCATTTAATCACGTTACTTGACCAACAAAATCAAGATAAGCCGATATTAGATATTATTCAATATTCATATGGTCTCGGAACAAATAAAAACTCAGATAAAACAATGGATCAAGTGCTATCGGAAGCAGATGAAAACATGTACTCGAGAAAGTCAGATAAAGGTAATTATAAAGACAAACTCATAAAGGCCTTAAAAGACAAAGCAAATACCCAATAA
- a CDS encoding MFS transporter translates to MSALTFFLSAPGQTYSISVFIDVYKSEFAFSSTVISTAYSVATVISGSMLVFMGRAIDRFGIRRMLIVVPIMLGITTFFNSYVSGIYMIFVGFIFLRYFGQGSMTLIPSTVIPQWFEKRRAFAISLATMGGLLAMLAVPSINLWLISQIGWRNAWRVWSLILTVGFVPLVFLFASNRPEDIGMTIENDVSLDEEAVEKALQKMNQKSFSLKQALRVEEFWIVGMISMIPAMFSTGLAFHFFSVMALRDINSEAAAVILGLLALPAFIMPFVSHIVVDHYPVKYILSTTLTMTILSMLFLIFGVVNATFAVIFILFYGLGIAIQSLSTNVLWPNYFGRKHLGSIRGAATVFMVIGSALGPLPFGISYDITGNYNVAIVGMMIFTAVALVLSFTISKPVKKRV, encoded by the coding sequence TTGAGTGCTCTGACCTTCTTTTTAAGTGCCCCAGGACAAACCTATTCCATTAGTGTTTTTATTGATGTATATAAAAGTGAATTTGCTTTTTCTTCTACAGTTATTTCAACAGCCTATAGTGTTGCGACGGTGATTAGTGGTTCAATGTTGGTGTTTATGGGACGGGCTATTGATCGATTTGGTATTAGACGAATGTTAATAGTTGTACCAATTATGCTTGGCATAACGACCTTTTTTAATAGTTATGTTTCAGGAATATATATGATATTTGTAGGGTTTATTTTTTTACGATACTTTGGACAAGGATCGATGACACTTATTCCAAGTACAGTAATTCCTCAGTGGTTTGAAAAAAGACGGGCGTTTGCGATTAGTTTAGCTACTATGGGGGGATTACTAGCGATGCTAGCGGTGCCTTCAATCAATTTATGGTTGATTTCTCAAATTGGCTGGCGTAATGCTTGGCGAGTGTGGTCATTAATTCTAACGGTAGGGTTTGTACCTCTTGTGTTTTTGTTCGCATCTAATCGACCAGAAGATATTGGGATGACTATCGAGAATGATGTTTCATTAGATGAAGAAGCGGTAGAAAAAGCGCTCCAAAAAATGAATCAAAAGAGTTTTTCTTTAAAACAAGCATTACGTGTTGAAGAGTTCTGGATTGTAGGGATGATTAGTATGATTCCAGCAATGTTTAGTACCGGTCTTGCCTTTCATTTCTTTTCGGTAATGGCATTACGGGATATTAATAGTGAAGCGGCTGCGGTGATTTTGGGATTACTAGCACTTCCTGCATTTATTATGCCATTTGTATCTCACATAGTTGTCGATCATTATCCTGTTAAATATATTTTATCTACAACATTAACGATGACAATATTGAGTATGCTTTTCTTAATATTTGGCGTAGTAAATGCAACATTTGCGGTTATTTTCATCTTGTTTTATGGTTTAGGGATTGCCATTCAGTCACTTTCAACCAATGTTTTATGGCCAAATTATTTTGGACGAAAACATCTTGGAAGTATACGTGGTGCGGCTACTGTTTTTATGGTTATAGGTAGTGCCTTAGGCCCATTGCCGTTTGGAATATCATATGATATCACTGGTAATTATAATGTAGCCATAGTCGGCATGATGATTTTTACTGCCGTTGCCTTAGTACTTTCTTTTACCATATCAAAGCCGGTTAAAAAACGTGTTTAG